From one Pseudactinotalea sp. HY158 genomic stretch:
- a CDS encoding MerR family transcriptional regulator: protein MRIGEAAARLGVATHVLRHWEDERVVIPQRTSSGHRDYAEEHLRRLHIVQSCQRVGLSLPEIRQILHRDEPERVAVIDRRVREIRRLREELDTAERFLSHVLECRHDFITRCAECSAYAEPGDEAGSHG from the coding sequence GTGCGAATCGGTGAGGCAGCGGCAAGGCTCGGTGTTGCGACACATGTGTTGCGACATTGGGAAGATGAGCGGGTCGTCATTCCGCAGCGGACCTCGTCGGGACACCGCGACTACGCGGAGGAGCACCTTCGGCGTCTGCATATCGTCCAGTCCTGTCAGCGAGTGGGGCTGAGCCTGCCGGAGATCCGCCAGATTCTTCATCGCGACGAACCGGAGCGCGTTGCCGTGATCGACCGAAGGGTGCGGGAGATACGGCGGCTGCGCGAGGAGTTGGACACAGCCGAAAGATTCCTCAGTCACGTCCTCGAATGTCGTCACGACTTCATCACGCGATGCGCTGAGTGCTCGGCGTATGCGGAGCCGGGTGACGAGGCCGGTTCGCACGGTTGA
- a CDS encoding PIN domain nuclease: protein MAVTGWLLDKSAFVRLELDQVVDAEVWKTRIDRGLVRISTITRLELGYSARTGAEGREGFRQPPVSLMPVERITPAIEDRAEEVQMLLADRGQHRAPSIPDLLIAATAEKAGLTVLAVDKDFELIAEVTGQSVETLAQR from the coding sequence GTGGCGGTGACGGGTTGGCTGCTCGACAAGTCGGCGTTCGTGAGGCTCGAGCTCGACCAGGTTGTCGACGCCGAGGTGTGGAAGACCAGGATCGATCGGGGCCTGGTGCGGATCTCGACGATCACTCGCCTGGAACTCGGGTACTCGGCGCGGACGGGGGCTGAGGGGCGAGAGGGGTTCCGTCAGCCCCCGGTCTCGTTGATGCCAGTGGAGCGCATTACTCCTGCGATCGAAGACAGGGCTGAGGAGGTGCAGATGCTTCTTGCCGACCGGGGGCAGCATCGCGCGCCGTCAATCCCGGACTTGCTGATCGCCGCCACGGCTGAGAAGGCGGGCCTCACGGTGCTGGCCGTGGACAAGGACTTTGAGCTGATCGCCGAGGTCACGGGGCAGTCGGTCGAAACGCTCGCGCAGCGCTGA
- a CDS encoding toxin-antitoxin system has product MSSIIVRGLDDAVKQQLATQAKEHGRSMEAEVRDILTKAARRPHIGMALLAAAQEVGGVQELPIPVRDDVARSVDFG; this is encoded by the coding sequence ATGTCGTCCATCATCGTTCGCGGTCTCGACGACGCCGTGAAGCAGCAACTCGCCACGCAGGCGAAGGAACACGGCCGATCCATGGAGGCCGAGGTCCGCGACATCCTGACCAAGGCAGCGCGACGGCCGCACATCGGCATGGCGTTGCTGGCTGCCGCTCAAGAGGTCGGCGGTGTCCAAGAACTGCCGATCCCAGTGCGCGATGACGTCGCACGGTCGGTGGACTTCGGGTGA
- a CDS encoding type II toxin-antitoxin system VapC family toxin: MIVLDTNVISEVFRPSPEARVVGWLASLTGDVSITSVTLAELLAGVRRLADGRRKTELTKHIESALGPYRGSRSVLPFDEAAAECHADVLLAREAVGVPISTADAQIAAICLAHDATCATRNVKDFANTGIDLINPSRTDG; this comes from the coding sequence GTGATCGTCCTCGACACGAACGTCATCTCGGAGGTCTTTCGGCCCTCGCCGGAGGCGCGCGTCGTCGGTTGGCTCGCGTCGCTGACGGGGGACGTTTCGATCACGTCAGTGACGCTCGCCGAACTGCTCGCAGGCGTGCGGAGACTGGCGGACGGTCGTCGCAAGACAGAGCTGACGAAGCACATCGAATCGGCGCTCGGGCCGTACCGGGGGAGTCGTTCGGTGCTGCCGTTCGATGAAGCGGCGGCGGAGTGCCACGCGGACGTGCTTCTCGCCCGCGAGGCTGTAGGAGTGCCGATCAGCACGGCCGATGCGCAGATCGCTGCGATCTGCCTGGCGCACGACGCGACCTGCGCGACGCGGAATGTCAAGGACTTCGCGAACACCGGCATCGACCTGATCAACCCGTCGAGAACTGACGGATGA
- a CDS encoding GNAT family N-acetyltransferase, whose amino-acid sequence MTYSVLDVIAHEDLTGVNRVSSGDSSTASISMISESGIEQPYGYAPHDVHVIARTDGRVVGHVRCAHREIDIGLETVAIAGIGGVLVSDEARGIRLGGSLMERAEQSMKDHHSVAFGYLGCRK is encoded by the coding sequence ATGACGTATTCCGTGCTCGACGTCATCGCTCACGAAGATCTCACCGGGGTGAACCGTGTGAGCTCCGGCGACTCTTCGACGGCGAGTATCTCGATGATTTCGGAGAGTGGGATCGAACAGCCTTATGGCTACGCACCGCACGATGTTCACGTCATCGCGCGCACCGACGGTCGCGTAGTCGGGCACGTGCGATGCGCCCACCGTGAGATTGATATCGGTCTCGAGACCGTCGCGATCGCGGGAATCGGCGGTGTCCTGGTCTCCGATGAAGCGCGAGGGATACGCCTCGGGGGCTCGCTCATGGAGCGGGCAGAGCAGTCGATGAAGGATCATCACAGCGTCGCCTTCGGCTACCTGGGCTGCCGGAAGTAA